The following coding sequences lie in one Synechococcus sp. PCC 7336 genomic window:
- a CDS encoding YbjN domain-containing protein has protein sequence MDYHLILDLPYDLYQIIESQSLFNSEPALRGAHQGAKFDRDRPIQLTVTLKPEYCSHLQDYDTPERVASYLQRLSEAHTKLQESTNEASPTTATEPDPLLQTENWLCLSVKQTQDSGEVGYETFWHHINPHTLYEAATSGGKLIEEATEFLTEWIESNFVETAEETANQLIKEIGQTLETALDRTLTELDRQLEDDPPLLATVKNFFDTEGWPYAESDSETALQLAFEGENGKWTCYAIASEERQDFIFYSLCPVNAPADKRLAMAEFITRANYGNILGNFEMDFDSGDIHYKTSIDVEGDRLSASLLKPLVYTNVAMMDRYLPGILSTIYGDAPSPTASISEEPPQDERSLDPGLELSR, from the coding sequence ATGGACTATCACCTCATCCTCGATCTCCCCTACGACCTCTACCAAATCATCGAGTCTCAGTCCCTTTTCAACAGCGAGCCCGCCCTGCGCGGTGCCCACCAAGGCGCTAAATTCGATCGCGATCGTCCCATCCAACTCACCGTCACCCTAAAACCCGAATACTGTTCGCACCTTCAAGACTACGACACCCCAGAGCGAGTTGCCTCCTACCTCCAACGCCTCAGCGAAGCCCACACCAAACTACAAGAGTCCACTAACGAAGCCTCTCCAACCACAGCAACCGAACCTGACCCCCTCCTGCAAACTGAAAACTGGCTGTGCCTCAGCGTCAAACAAACCCAAGACTCCGGCGAAGTCGGCTACGAAACCTTTTGGCATCACATCAACCCCCATACCCTCTACGAAGCCGCCACGTCAGGCGGAAAACTCATCGAAGAAGCGACGGAATTTCTGACTGAATGGATCGAATCTAACTTCGTCGAAACAGCAGAAGAAACCGCCAACCAACTCATTAAAGAGATCGGTCAAACTCTAGAAACCGCCCTCGATCGCACCCTCACCGAACTCGATCGCCAACTAGAGGACGATCCCCCCTTATTAGCAACCGTCAAAAACTTCTTCGATACCGAAGGCTGGCCCTACGCCGAATCCGACAGCGAAACCGCCCTACAACTCGCCTTTGAAGGGGAAAACGGCAAATGGACCTGCTACGCGATCGCCAGCGAAGAGCGACAAGACTTCATCTTCTACTCCCTTTGCCCCGTCAACGCCCCAGCCGACAAGCGGCTGGCTATGGCCGAATTCATCACCCGCGCCAACTACGGCAACATTCTCGGCAACTTCGAGATGGACTTTGACTCGGGCGATATTCACTACAAAACCAGTATTGATGTTGAAGGCGATCGCCTCTCTGCATCGCTTCTCAAGCCCTTGGTCTATACCAATGTAGCGATGATGGATCGATATTTACCCGGCATCCTGTCAACCATCTATGGCGATGCCCCCTCCCCAACTGCATCGATTTCAGAAGAACCGCCTCAGGACGAACGATCTCTAGATCCAGGACTGGAGTTGTCGCGATGA
- a CDS encoding DUF4157 domain-containing protein — translation MKTAEATKTSSRQQQATSDKPFFGPTAEQSIESDNAVERQPFFSNEAGGLLQRQANGDRPLFFRPSLSSLAPAAPPPTFTAPTSQPSVQRVPAFEGSGEEPEVQRVAEPESQTAEPIVQRVPAFEGNSEEPAVQRAPDLEQQPELEQQPELESKSEEPVVQRESLPQPNTESQSDLLSTLNLSAQTDSATQSDSATQSDAASQATAPTSAKTSTPAAPSQCAECEAEEREEKDDLDKKRPDVQKVPAFESPDDGEDRAAEPAPQFKLKVGQPGDIYEREADDMADRVVAQSNSATDASAADTPLPNKTTPPSLQRLPAIALQAKCATCASEDTLQAKALQAKALQAKALQKQADGSLSASGDVAAKLHSSRGGGNKLEDGTRSQMQSSFGTDFSSVRVHTDSNAVQLSQDLGAKAFTHGSDIYFNQGQHNPNSPEGKHLLAHELTHTVQQGASTQRKPLDIQPKAFIQREAFIQREEEYDGAKQLEESRHSAKEATDPIPAQRAKEEAEREGQAALEAAEAQVPETTPPPPEETPESPNAEKRVAEPTPTPPDKLKPSKAKAKGEVGKDLDDASAGICNDGAAKAQQLADNEAAHDSAADKRQQFEAAVEPPAKEGQSRANASQVETIDETSAPTPDKEASRSELNQAIDANVPTDLDALNNFKPEEKASVMGNQVLAQSQTDVGAIQGTYKEIENAPPAPPPEAATPLPEIEQAPETPALNLGEGAVPDLKEEHVDVSEFTQQADNIYAEEGVGSDLQAEIEQVQDGELGEANRERSDLDEKVATQPTQIKSFAKEQQSKVKSDLQKEENSAKKSMKDKRQQELDASANKQKTTKTAMELKREAVTKKINGIYEGAKKKVDGKLKFLETKALVSFALGQAKFSAKFERDANRDIDDWKSDRYSGLSGAWAWVKDQWEDVGNFPEVQRIFDRHREAFIKNIDGLIVEIDQQNQKTIDECKQILEDARIEIEEFVAGLGPELRKAGEDAQKETEKKLADLDKHIDEEKEKLQQKLCDQKEKAIAAIDKKIEAMKEDMAGLVNKLGNLLLDAAIKFFKWALEKAGLDPGPLMEVINKGKAVIKKIVTDPIGFLGNLLKAVGGGMDLFVSNIKKHLLNGLVSWLTGAMGDLNIQLPETFDLRGIFSLVLQVLGLNYDTVRERLAAKVGEPVVAAAEKGVEILQAVKQDGPIALWNMLKEKAAEIKQNVMEGIRDWVIAEVVKKAILNIALMLNPAGAIVKAVMTIYDVVMFFVENIDRIIQFVKSIINSIANIANGAVGQASAFIEQALAKTVPIILSFLARLLQLGGVGKAVKRIIDKIRDKVRQILDKAIDFIAKKAKGLFKGKDNKPDKRTPNQKQKDLDKALEKSQKLLKAKGATPEQVNKKLPKIKSTHRLKSLKLIKIKTGKYHIEGKVNPNGQTPDEDLGDCSEASMEAKIGSKSVNQVIASSKLRYSINGKQVKPNQDHAIRADVVKFASKACAGSPFPPIDVFPGVTHVVIDEGHHRFVASRLSNVAVNISGEHREAFPPYDPSTENYEAIFSWRDIEWR, via the coding sequence ATGAAAACCGCCGAGGCCACCAAAACCAGCAGTCGCCAACAGCAAGCCACTAGCGACAAACCCTTCTTCGGTCCCACCGCCGAGCAGAGTATCGAGTCGGACAATGCGGTTGAACGGCAGCCGTTCTTTTCTAACGAGGCGGGAGGATTACTGCAACGGCAGGCTAACGGCGATCGCCCTCTGTTTTTCCGTCCCTCACTGTCGAGCCTCGCGCCAGCAGCCCCACCCCCCACCTTCACTGCCCCCACGAGCCAACCCTCAGTCCAACGAGTTCCCGCCTTTGAAGGTAGCGGCGAAGAGCCAGAAGTTCAGCGGGTTGCAGAACCCGAAAGTCAGACAGCCGAGCCGATAGTACAGCGGGTTCCAGCCTTCGAGGGCAATAGCGAAGAGCCCGCCGTTCAGCGGGCTCCAGACCTGGAACAGCAGCCTGAACTGGAACAGCAGCCGGAGCTGGAGAGCAAGAGTGAAGAACCCGTGGTGCAGCGGGAGTCTCTGCCACAGCCCAACACCGAATCCCAATCCGATCTCCTCTCAACCCTTAATCTCTCTGCGCAGACTGACTCTGCCACTCAGTCAGACTCCGCCACTCAGTCAGACGCGGCCTCCCAAGCCACTGCCCCAACCTCAGCCAAGACTTCAACCCCCGCTGCCCCAAGCCAATGCGCGGAGTGTGAAGCAGAAGAACGGGAGGAGAAGGACGATCTCGACAAAAAACGTCCTGACGTTCAAAAGGTTCCCGCCTTCGAGTCGCCCGACGATGGCGAAGATCGAGCGGCAGAGCCTGCGCCGCAATTCAAACTCAAGGTTGGTCAGCCTGGAGATATCTACGAACGCGAAGCCGACGACATGGCCGATCGCGTCGTCGCTCAGTCAAACTCAGCCACAGACGCATCTGCTGCCGACACCCCTCTACCCAACAAAACCACACCGCCCTCCTTGCAGCGGCTACCGGCGATCGCCCTACAAGCCAAATGTGCTACCTGCGCCAGTGAAGACACCCTTCAAGCCAAAGCCCTTCAAGCCAAAGCCCTTCAAGCCAAAGCCCTGCAAAAACAAGCAGATGGCAGCCTTAGCGCCAGTGGAGATGTGGCTGCGAAACTGCACAGCAGTCGTGGCGGCGGCAACAAATTAGAGGACGGCACGCGATCGCAGATGCAATCCTCCTTCGGCACTGATTTCAGCAGCGTGCGCGTCCACACTGACAGCAATGCCGTGCAACTGAGCCAAGACCTCGGGGCCAAAGCCTTCACCCACGGCTCGGATATTTACTTCAACCAAGGGCAACACAACCCCAACTCTCCCGAAGGCAAACACCTACTCGCCCACGAACTCACCCACACCGTCCAGCAGGGGGCCAGCACCCAACGCAAACCCCTCGATATTCAGCCCAAAGCCTTCATTCAGCGGGAAGCCTTCATCCAACGGGAAGAAGAATACGACGGAGCCAAGCAACTGGAAGAAAGCCGTCATTCTGCCAAAGAAGCCACCGACCCCATCCCCGCCCAACGCGCCAAAGAAGAAGCTGAACGGGAAGGCCAAGCAGCTCTAGAAGCCGCCGAAGCCCAAGTACCCGAAACAACACCCCCACCCCCCGAAGAAACCCCCGAAAGTCCCAACGCCGAAAAACGGGTAGCCGAGCCCACCCCTACCCCCCCCGACAAACTCAAACCCAGCAAAGCTAAAGCGAAGGGCGAAGTCGGCAAAGACCTAGATGACGCCAGTGCCGGTATCTGCAACGACGGTGCTGCCAAAGCTCAACAATTAGCCGACAACGAAGCCGCCCACGACAGCGCTGCCGACAAGCGCCAACAATTCGAAGCTGCCGTCGAACCCCCTGCCAAAGAAGGCCAATCCCGCGCCAACGCCAGCCAAGTCGAGACGATCGACGAGACTTCAGCCCCCACCCCCGACAAGGAAGCATCTCGTTCGGAACTGAACCAAGCGATCGATGCCAACGTTCCGACCGATCTGGACGCCCTGAATAACTTCAAGCCGGAAGAAAAAGCTTCCGTCATGGGCAATCAAGTCTTGGCCCAAAGCCAGACAGACGTGGGCGCAATCCAAGGCACCTACAAAGAAATTGAGAATGCTCCTCCGGCCCCCCCGCCTGAAGCGGCGACACCGCTACCGGAGATCGAACAAGCTCCTGAAACGCCTGCGCTGAACTTGGGCGAAGGGGCAGTGCCCGATCTAAAAGAAGAGCATGTGGATGTCAGCGAGTTCACCCAACAAGCGGACAATATCTACGCGGAAGAAGGCGTTGGCTCCGACCTGCAAGCGGAAATCGAGCAAGTGCAGGATGGCGAGCTAGGGGAGGCCAACCGCGAACGCTCTGACCTAGACGAAAAGGTTGCCACCCAGCCCACCCAAATCAAGTCTTTTGCCAAAGAGCAGCAATCGAAAGTTAAATCCGACCTTCAGAAAGAGGAGAACAGCGCCAAGAAGAGCATGAAGGATAAGCGCCAGCAGGAATTGGATGCCTCTGCCAATAAGCAGAAGACCACCAAGACCGCGATGGAGCTGAAACGGGAGGCGGTCACTAAGAAAATTAACGGCATTTACGAGGGTGCCAAGAAAAAGGTCGATGGCAAGCTCAAGTTCCTCGAAACCAAAGCCTTGGTCTCGTTTGCTTTGGGACAGGCGAAGTTTTCTGCCAAGTTCGAGCGGGATGCTAACCGGGATATTGATGATTGGAAGAGCGATCGCTATTCTGGCCTGTCGGGTGCTTGGGCCTGGGTTAAGGACCAGTGGGAGGATGTGGGCAACTTCCCCGAAGTGCAGCGCATCTTCGATCGCCATCGCGAAGCCTTTATCAAGAACATCGACGGGCTAATCGTCGAGATCGACCAGCAGAATCAGAAGACGATCGACGAGTGCAAACAGATCCTCGAAGATGCCCGCATTGAAATTGAGGAATTTGTTGCTGGGCTGGGGCCGGAACTGCGCAAGGCGGGTGAAGATGCCCAGAAGGAGACGGAGAAGAAACTGGCCGATCTCGACAAACATATCGATGAGGAAAAAGAAAAGCTACAGCAGAAGCTGTGCGACCAGAAGGAAAAGGCGATCGCGGCGATCGATAAGAAAATCGAGGCCATGAAAGAGGACATGGCGGGCCTGGTCAACAAGCTGGGCAATCTGCTGCTCGATGCCGCCATCAAGTTCTTCAAATGGGCTTTGGAAAAAGCGGGTCTCGATCCCGGTCCCTTGATGGAAGTCATCAACAAGGGCAAAGCCGTCATCAAGAAGATTGTCACCGACCCGATTGGCTTCTTGGGCAATTTGCTCAAAGCTGTCGGCGGCGGCATGGACCTGTTTGTCAGCAATATCAAGAAGCACCTGCTCAACGGTTTGGTGTCTTGGCTGACGGGTGCGATGGGGGACTTGAATATCCAGTTACCCGAGACGTTCGACCTCAGGGGCATATTCTCGCTGGTGTTGCAGGTTTTGGGACTCAACTACGATACGGTGCGCGAACGGCTGGCCGCGAAGGTCGGCGAACCCGTAGTGGCGGCTGCCGAGAAGGGAGTCGAGATCCTCCAGGCAGTGAAGCAGGATGGCCCCATTGCTCTGTGGAACATGCTGAAGGAGAAGGCTGCTGAGATTAAACAGAACGTGATGGAGGGGATTCGCGATTGGGTGATTGCGGAGGTGGTGAAGAAGGCCATTCTCAATATCGCGCTGATGCTGAATCCGGCAGGGGCGATCGTTAAAGCCGTCATGACGATCTATGACGTGGTGATGTTCTTTGTGGAGAACATCGACCGAATTATTCAGTTTGTCAAATCGATTATCAATTCGATCGCCAACATTGCCAATGGTGCTGTCGGTCAGGCATCGGCATTTATCGAACAGGCACTGGCAAAAACAGTGCCCATCATTCTGTCGTTCCTCGCCCGCCTGTTGCAACTGGGTGGTGTTGGCAAGGCGGTGAAACGTATTATTGATAAGATTCGAGACAAGGTTCGCCAGATATTGGATAAGGCGATCGACTTTATTGCTAAGAAAGCAAAAGGACTTTTCAAAGGGAAGGACAATAAACCTGACAAGCGGACACCCAATCAAAAGCAAAAGGACTTAGATAAAGCTCTAGAAAAATCTCAGAAACTCTTAAAAGCAAAAGGAGCGACGCCAGAACAAGTTAATAAAAAGTTGCCTAAGATTAAATCTACTCATAGGCTCAAGTCATTAAAATTGATCAAAATCAAAACGGGTAAATACCACATCGAAGGAAAAGTCAATCCTAATGGTCAGACCCCTGATGAAGACCTGGGTGATTGTAGCGAAGCCAGTATGGAGGCGAAGATTGGCAGCAAGAGTGTTAACCAAGTGATTGCCAGCTCGAAACTAAGATATAGTATCAACGGCAAACAAGTAAAACCCAATCAGGACCATGCAATACGAGCAGATGTTGTTAAATTTGCCTCTAAAGCTTGTGCCGGTTCTCCCTTCCCTCCCATAGATGTTTTCCCTGGAGTTACCCATGTTGTCATTGATGAAGGACACCATCGCTTCGTCGCTTCTAGATTAAGTAATGTAGCAGTTAATATCTCAGGAGAACATAGGGAAGCCTTCCCACCTTACGACCCGAGCACAGAAAACTATGAAGCTATCTTTAGCTGGAGGGATATAGAATGGCGCTAA
- a CDS encoding contractile injection system tape measure protein, translating to MPPQHHIIGRTIVDLDTGPLADVWSLQEDVNQLVQQEMLPQLEILFDRLSEPDRTLRLDRVVLDVGHVAPKSLPQDWVPRLLAQLEQVLRDRIGGYSDGGVDESPPILRERTEAHWEVLQFFLQYGRLPWWQTSGSWSATVARWQQAVAEPVSRWVEQVRQVLGTSPIARQRFAVQLPEPLQESLLLQLQPAWSDWPLLRSQIQQLLQALDWGDRSRRDLERQAVQLLLAEIVPNRPVSSLLPAVSWARAWMEQVVREGRSQWFPSASAETEPIEPLTSPDRRLHQQLLAAIADFSPVQRSLWLEAIAHSLPAIASTPTEPSETEARSAPEPRTDADSPLSPAAQPASSPEPVSGDGATPDAVQGVSPESDPVAETAGSPPRERSADSEPLPSQLTTGDRASASPLNAAPSALSPEEERAGIYIPQAGLVLLHPFLKIYFEAIDLLADSQFRDESARQTAVYLMHWLATGDPAGAEVDLVLPKLLCNWPLNDPIAPIALPAAALEEGEHLLQVAIDRWGALKSASPDGLRQGFLQRQGKLTRTSSHDWQLHVEQTSLDILLARLPWGLSMVKLPWMDCLLTVEWS from the coding sequence ATGCCCCCTCAACACCACATCATCGGACGCACGATTGTCGATCTCGACACCGGCCCTCTGGCGGATGTCTGGAGTCTGCAAGAGGATGTCAATCAACTGGTGCAGCAGGAGATGTTGCCTCAGTTAGAGATCCTGTTCGATCGCCTCTCCGAACCCGATCGCACCCTGCGACTCGATCGCGTGGTGCTGGATGTGGGCCATGTGGCTCCCAAGTCCTTACCGCAAGACTGGGTGCCGCGCCTGTTGGCGCAATTGGAGCAAGTACTGCGCGATCGCATCGGGGGCTACTCCGATGGCGGAGTGGACGAGAGTCCCCCCATTCTGCGGGAGAGGACAGAGGCACATTGGGAGGTGTTGCAGTTCTTTTTGCAATACGGTCGCCTGCCTTGGTGGCAGACCTCGGGCAGTTGGTCCGCGACGGTGGCTCGCTGGCAGCAGGCGGTTGCCGAACCCGTCTCTCGTTGGGTGGAGCAGGTGCGGCAGGTATTGGGCACTAGCCCGATCGCCCGCCAGCGGTTTGCCGTCCAGTTGCCCGAGCCGTTGCAAGAGAGTCTGCTGCTACAGCTACAACCCGCTTGGAGCGATTGGCCACTGTTGCGATCGCAAATCCAGCAACTATTGCAGGCATTGGACTGGGGCGATCGCTCCCGCCGCGATTTAGAGCGGCAGGCTGTGCAGTTGCTGTTAGCCGAGATTGTCCCCAATCGCCCTGTCAGCAGTCTTCTCCCCGCTGTCAGTTGGGCACGAGCTTGGATGGAGCAGGTGGTTCGTGAAGGGCGATCGCAGTGGTTTCCCTCAGCATCTGCCGAAACCGAACCGATCGAGCCGCTAACCTCACCCGATCGCCGCCTGCACCAGCAATTACTCGCTGCGATCGCCGACTTTTCTCCTGTACAGCGATCGCTGTGGCTAGAGGCGATCGCGCACAGCCTGCCCGCGATCGCCTCAACTCCGACCGAACCTTCCGAAACAGAGGCTCGATCGGCTCCCGAACCTAGAACTGATGCCGATTCGCCTCTTTCCCCTGCTGCCCAACCCGCCAGTTCTCCCGAACCAGTCTCCGGGGATGGGGCCACACCTGATGCAGTGCAAGGCGTCTCACCAGAATCCGACCCCGTTGCTGAAACGGCGGGATCGCCCCCTCGCGAGAGATCCGCAGACAGTGAACCGCTACCTTCTCAATTGACGACAGGCGATCGCGCATCAGCTTCTCCTCTCAACGCAGCACCCTCCGCCCTCTCGCCCGAGGAAGAACGGGCTGGGATCTATATCCCTCAAGCTGGGCTAGTGCTGCTGCATCCGTTCCTCAAGATCTACTTCGAGGCGATCGACCTACTCGCAGACAGTCAATTTCGGGATGAATCCGCCCGCCAAACGGCGGTCTATCTGATGCATTGGCTGGCGACGGGAGACCCCGCCGGAGCAGAAGTGGATTTGGTGCTGCCCAAGCTGCTCTGCAATTGGCCCCTCAACGACCCGATCGCGCCAATCGCCTTACCTGCCGCTGCTCTGGAAGAAGGGGAACATCTCTTGCAAGTGGCGATCGATCGCTGGGGTGCGCTCAAAAGCGCGAGCCCCGACGGATTGCGCCAAGGATTCTTGCAGCGCCAGGGGAAACTCACCCGTACCAGTAGCCATGACTGGCAATTGCATGTGGAGCAAACCTCTCTGGATATTTTGCTCGCCCGTCTGCCCTGGGGACTGAGCATGGTGAAGCTGCCCTGGATGGATTGCTTGCTAACGGTGGAGTGGAGTTAA
- a CDS encoding baseplate J/gp47 family protein, translated as MSTCCDIPNPLVRDGASQSQRQAEALSPDYVRVDERDLADFLVFAHQLSRQVIYYDFDNLPHGDWQAFFASSTPVQIALIGKTNTQIVKDTYDRQLTVFLDDRTALSFDPLLATLTGLFDRLRDWYVGLEDYTPLKSRILGLVETNAIVPLTQLLELVLGMEVGLGTSAAIANFYERLGQFETAFDVVVDSGAVPADETLLTGTRFEAQTALDNVFQVLFQNYRQAVRLAPQFLVHSLEARSDHKSHLALYFAFLQVMDSAQADLNGIGQRHLDFFYRDVLQLPERQAIPDRAHLVFGLAKFVEEHKLEADLAFKGGKDDTGVELFYRLNEEILVHKAQVASLKGLFLNSQESASGTAPENLTGLHVSAVADSPDGEGGEFAKEDEVRAWLPFGDGDRARAALGLAIASDLLLLQEGGRTVQFSLILTGASTDLPPNRLHEIFKVYFSGEEDWIEGTVLQAGNVLSFSQLQRNILSSSQPQTSWDGTTLKLAVTLAADAEPVVGFHSELSGAALNTDRPVARLVLQDGVEIAGRSPYHYLRGAIVTDLSVKVVVDEVRTLVVQNELSVLDATKPFQPFGSQPKAGGILYIGSQEVFQKRLTALTLHIDQEGPGESFANYYAGYDLPTGFSPGDVSVQALRNKVWSPSSGVARDLFEASGNAQTSFTFGSAELASLGLNEAATTDPIAVWNFDSVNGFIRLSLNSDFLHDAYATMLARQVLASATNEIISVDSVDRRKAVIGAYYQKPPSGETSGDIFVATTYYVELTDTPIIPNEPFTPVVNALSLSYTAEASVTDCQLFHLHPFDGFVELTEFADTDIATNPEFLPTFDSEGELLIGISDLDAPIALPLLFQVAEETADTDLAQTDVSWFYLTQNQWLPFQQEDVVSDSTNGLIASGIVNLAIPSDITAGNTRLDPSLYWLKAAVTERQRAIPNIIGVHPQVAEVTFSDRGNDPARLATPLDAGAIAKLEVPQAQIKTITQLYPSSGGQVKEQPQHYYTRISEHLRHKGRATSIFDYERLVLETFPEIYKVRCINHARITPDDRLQELVPGHVTVALIPDLSQRQTTNDLEPKVNINLLAKIQAYLNGISSEWVELRVVNPRYEPIRAQFDVEFKSPFSANFSFYAQQLDRAIVGFLSPWTLDGGADIHFGGKVFRSSIINFAEEQPYVDRVINFQMHQGDRLDLKEVAASSARSILVSGSSHAITEIARPLPPNLPVPVR; from the coding sequence ATGAGCACTTGCTGCGACATTCCCAACCCTTTAGTCCGCGATGGGGCTAGCCAGAGCCAGCGTCAGGCTGAGGCGCTATCTCCCGATTATGTGCGGGTGGACGAACGCGACTTGGCTGACTTTCTGGTGTTTGCCCACCAGCTCAGTCGGCAGGTGATTTACTACGATTTTGACAATCTTCCCCATGGCGACTGGCAGGCGTTTTTTGCCAGCAGTACCCCCGTACAGATCGCTCTGATTGGTAAAACGAATACTCAAATCGTTAAGGATACTTACGATCGCCAACTCACCGTTTTTCTGGACGATCGCACGGCACTGAGCTTCGATCCTCTGCTGGCCACCCTAACGGGTCTGTTCGATCGCCTGCGGGACTGGTATGTGGGCTTGGAGGATTACACGCCGCTCAAGTCGAGAATTTTGGGGTTGGTGGAAACCAATGCGATTGTTCCCCTGACGCAGTTGTTGGAGCTGGTTCTGGGGATGGAAGTCGGCCTCGGCACGAGTGCGGCGATCGCCAATTTTTACGAGCGTTTGGGCCAATTCGAAACAGCCTTTGATGTGGTGGTGGATAGCGGCGCTGTGCCAGCAGACGAAACGCTGCTGACAGGAACTCGATTTGAGGCGCAAACGGCTCTGGATAATGTTTTCCAAGTGCTGTTTCAGAACTATCGTCAAGCGGTTCGGCTAGCCCCGCAGTTTCTGGTCCACAGCCTGGAAGCCCGTTCCGATCACAAGTCCCACCTGGCCCTCTATTTCGCCTTTTTGCAGGTGATGGACTCCGCGCAGGCGGATCTGAATGGCATCGGTCAGCGGCATCTCGACTTTTTCTATCGGGACGTGTTGCAACTGCCGGAACGGCAGGCAATTCCCGATCGCGCCCATCTGGTCTTCGGCTTGGCCAAGTTTGTGGAAGAGCACAAGCTGGAGGCAGATCTGGCTTTTAAGGGGGGCAAAGACGATACGGGGGTGGAGCTGTTTTATCGGCTGAATGAGGAAATTCTGGTTCACAAAGCTCAGGTTGCCAGTCTGAAAGGCTTGTTCCTGAATTCGCAGGAGTCGGCCAGTGGTACTGCCCCCGAGAATTTAACGGGACTGCACGTTTCTGCGGTGGCGGATTCGCCCGATGGTGAGGGTGGGGAGTTTGCCAAAGAAGACGAGGTGCGGGCTTGGCTGCCGTTTGGGGATGGCGATCGCGCTCGGGCTGCATTGGGATTGGCGATCGCCTCTGACCTGTTGCTGTTGCAAGAGGGAGGTCGAACGGTCCAATTTTCTTTAATCCTGACAGGCGCGAGTACCGACTTGCCGCCGAATCGCCTGCACGAGATTTTTAAGGTGTATTTCAGTGGCGAGGAGGACTGGATTGAAGGCACCGTTCTACAGGCAGGTAATGTCCTGTCCTTCAGTCAGCTCCAGCGCAATATCCTGTCCTCCAGCCAGCCCCAAACCAGTTGGGACGGCACGACGCTAAAGCTGGCAGTCACTTTGGCCGCAGATGCCGAACCGGTGGTGGGCTTCCATTCGGAGTTGAGCGGTGCCGCCCTCAATACCGATCGCCCAGTGGCTCGACTGGTGTTGCAGGATGGCGTCGAGATTGCAGGGCGATCGCCCTATCACTATTTGCGAGGGGCGATCGTGACCGATCTCTCCGTCAAGGTGGTGGTGGACGAAGTTCGCACTCTGGTGGTGCAAAACGAGCTTTCGGTGCTGGATGCCACCAAGCCATTTCAGCCCTTTGGTTCTCAACCCAAAGCGGGTGGAATTCTCTATATCGGCAGCCAAGAGGTGTTTCAAAAACGGCTGACGGCATTAACCCTGCACATCGACCAAGAGGGACCGGGAGAATCCTTCGCAAACTACTATGCCGGATACGATCTGCCCACAGGTTTTTCGCCGGGTGATGTCTCGGTACAAGCCCTGCGCAATAAAGTCTGGTCTCCATCGAGCGGTGTTGCCCGAGACCTGTTTGAGGCGAGCGGAAATGCGCAAACATCATTCACATTCGGCAGTGCCGAGCTAGCCAGTTTGGGATTGAACGAAGCGGCAACAACCGATCCCATTGCGGTCTGGAATTTTGACAGCGTTAACGGCTTTATTCGACTCTCGCTCAACTCCGACTTTTTGCACGACGCCTATGCCACTATGCTGGCACGGCAAGTGTTGGCCTCAGCCACCAACGAGATTATTTCAGTTGATAGCGTGGATCGCCGCAAAGCAGTCATCGGCGCTTACTACCAAAAGCCTCCGAGCGGAGAAACCTCCGGCGATATCTTTGTTGCCACGACCTATTATGTAGAGCTGACCGATACCCCCATCATCCCCAACGAACCGTTTACTCCGGTCGTTAACGCCCTGTCTTTGAGCTACACCGCTGAAGCCAGTGTCACCGACTGCCAGCTATTTCACCTGCATCCCTTCGATGGCTTTGTGGAGCTGACCGAGTTTGCCGATACCGATATCGCCACCAACCCCGAATTCCTGCCCACGTTTGACAGCGAAGGCGAACTGCTGATTGGCATTAGCGATCTGGATGCCCCGATCGCCCTGCCCCTGCTATTTCAAGTGGCAGAAGAAACCGCCGATACCGATCTGGCCCAAACCGATGTGAGTTGGTTTTACCTGACCCAAAACCAATGGCTGCCCTTCCAGCAAGAGGATGTGGTCAGCGACAGCACCAATGGGCTAATTGCCTCCGGCATCGTCAACTTAGCCATCCCGTCAGACATCACCGCAGGCAATACCCGCCTCGATCCGAGCTTGTACTGGCTTAAAGCGGCAGTGACGGAACGCCAGCGCGCCATCCCCAACATTATTGGCGTTCACCCCCAAGTGGCAGAGGTGACCTTTAGCGATCGCGGTAACGATCCCGCTCGACTGGCTACCCCCCTCGACGCTGGGGCGATCGCCAAGCTAGAAGTGCCCCAAGCGCAAATTAAGACCATCACCCAGCTCTACCCGTCCTCTGGCGGTCAAGTCAAAGAGCAGCCCCAACACTACTACACCCGCATCAGCGAACACCTGCGCCACAAAGGACGAGCCACCAGCATCTTCGATTACGAACGCCTCGTGCTGGAAACCTTTCCCGAAATCTATAAGGTGCGCTGCATCAACCACGCCCGCATCACCCCAGACGATCGCCTACAGGAATTAGTCCCCGGTCACGTCACAGTCGCGCTGATTCCCGATTTGTCCCAACGGCAGACCACCAACGATTTAGAGCCCAAGGTCAACATCAATCTGCTGGCCAAGATTCAAGCCTATCTGAACGGCATCTCTTCCGAGTGGGTGGAGCTGAGAGTCGTCAACCCCCGTTACGAACCCATACGGGCGCAGTTTGACGTGGAGTTTAAATCCCCCTTCAGCGCCAACTTCAGCTTTTATGCCCAGCAACTCGATCGGGCGATCGTCGGCTTTTTATCCCCCTGGACACTGGATGGCGGGGCCGACATTCACTTTGGCGGCAAAGTCTTCCGCTCTTCCATCATCAACTTCGCTGAAGAGCAGCCCTATGTCGATCGTGTCATTAACTTCCAAATGCACCAAGGCGATCGCCTCGACCTGAAAGAAGTTGCCGCCTCTTCCGCCCGCTCCATCTTGGTGTCTGGCAGCAGCCACGCCATCACCGAGATCGCTCGTCCCCTACCCCCCAATTTGCCAGTCCCCGTTCGCTAA